A genomic stretch from Erigeron canadensis isolate Cc75 chromosome 9, C_canadensis_v1, whole genome shotgun sequence includes:
- the LOC122581146 gene encoding sulfite exporter TauE/SafE family protein 4-like: MPITCLYSYILSSSLFISHTKTEQNRATSMATKGFVLYLLTAFSIAVLSVFLISGHDNHKKNLHIHRSSSNSVSLETDEKTWPELEFNWRIMLATLIGFLGSACGTVGGVGGGGIFVPMLTLVVGFDTKSAAALSKCMIMGASASSFWYNLRVQHPCREVPILDYDLALLFQPMLMLGITLGVALSVVFPYWLITVLIIILFLGTSSRSFFRGIEMWKEETILNKEMAQPRETFANSRGELLIDTYEPLIPREEKTPMEIFTFNLRWKKLMLLVAVWAAFLVLQVIKNDLVVCSTWYWVLTVAQFPATLAVFGYECVKLYKESKKRRSLGNTESVCEATINWTVPNLIFCALCGILGGTVGGLLGSGGGFILGPLLLEIGVIPQVASATATFVMMFSSSLSVVEFYLLKRFPIPYALYLMSVSILAGFWGQFFVRKLVVFLKRASLIVFILSGVIFASAITMGVIGIEQSIRMIHNHEFMGFLEFCSSQ; the protein is encoded by the exons ATGCCTATAACTTGTCTCTATTCTTATATATTGTCTTCTTCTTTGTTTATTTCTCATACAAAAACAGAGCAAAACAGAGCAACATCCATGGCAACCAAAGGCTTTGTTTTATATCTGTTAACAGCTTTCTCCATCGCTGTTTTATCGGTGTTCCTCATTTCCGGCCATGACAATCACAAAAAAAATCTTCATATTCATCGTTCATCGTCGAATTCTGTCTCTCTTGAGACCGACGAGAAAACATGGCCT GAATTGGAGTTCAACTGGAGAATTATGTTGGCTACGTTGATCGGATTCTTGGGTTCGGCTTGTGGGACGGTTGGTGGTGTTGGGGGTGGTGGCATTTTTGTTCCCATGCTTACTTTGGTTGTCGGTTTTGATACTAAATCTGCTGCTGCTCTTTCTAAGT GTATGATAATGGGGGCATCGGCTTCATCATTTTGGTACAATCTAAGAGTCCAACATCCATGTAGAGAAGTACCAATTTTGGACTATGATTTAGCGCTCTTGTTTCAACCTATGCTTATGCTTGGAATCACACTTGGTGTCGCTCTTAGCGTTGTTTTTCCTTATTGGCTCATCACTGTTCTCATCATCATTCTCTTCTTAG GAACATCTTCAAGGTCTTTTTTTAGGGGCATTGAGATGTGGAAAGAAGAGACCATACTAAAT AAAGAAATGGCACAACCACGGGAAACATTTGCAAATTCTAGAGGAGAAC TCTTGATCGACACATATGAGCCTTTAATTCCAAGGGAAGAGAAAACGCCAATG GAAATCTTTACCTTCAACTTACGCTGGAAGAAGCTTATGTTATTGGTAGCTGTATGGGCTGCCTTCTTAGTTCTTCAAGTCATCAAG AACGATTTAGTAGTCTGCAGTACATGGTACTGGGTACTCACAGTAGCGCAG TTCCCAGCAACACTAGCAGTGTTTGGGTATGAATGTGTTAAGTTGTACAAGGAAAGCAAAAAGAGGAGAAGCTTAGGGAACACTGAATCGGTTTGTGAGGCCACAATCAATTGGACTGTCCCCAACCTCATATTCTGCGCACTTTGTGGGATCTTGGGTGGAACTGTTGGCGGCCTTTTGGGGTCTGGAGGCGGGTTTATTCTCGGCCCTCTTTTACTTGAGATTGGTGTCATACCACAG GTGGCAAGCGCAACAGCGACATTTGTGATGATGTTTTCCTCCTCTCTATCAGTGGTCGAGTTCTATCTACTCAAGAGGTTCCCGATCCCTTATG CACTATACCTAATGAGTGTATCAATTTTGGCTGGTTTTTGGGGTCAATTCTTCGTTAGAAAACTCGTTGTATTCCTAAAGAGAGCTTCTCTCATTGTCTTCATTCTTTCTGGTGTGATCTTTGCCAGTGCTATAACAATGG GAGTTATTGGTATTGAACAAAGCATTAGGATGATCCACAATCATGAGTTCATGGGATTTCTTGAGTTCTGTAGCAGTCAATAG